Within Candidatus Eisenbacteria bacterium, the genomic segment CCGGCGGAGAGGAGCAGAGGACGGCGGTCGCGCGCGCCGTCGTCACCGACCCGACCCTCCTCGTCGCGGACGAGCCGACCGGCGACCTCGACGCCGGGAGCGCGAGCGACGTGCTCGGGCTTCTCCAGAGGCTCCACCTCGAGTTCGGGAAGACGATCGTGATGGTGACGCACGACCCGCACGCGGCGGAGCGGGCCGATCGGATTCTCCATCTCGAGAAGGGCGTGCTGATCGAGTCGGCCGAACGGAATCGGACCTGATGCGCTTCTTCCCCTTCATCCTTCGGAACGCGCTCCGGAGCAAGCGGCGGACGATCCTTACCGTCCTCAGTATTGTTGTGTCGATGTTTCTCTATTGTACAATCCGAACGGTGATCACGAGCTTCGACGCCTCTCTCGAGACCGCCGACGCGGCGCGCCTCATCACACGGCGCTCCACGTCGCTCACGTTCTTCCTTCCCCTCTCGTACAAGGACCGGCTCGCGCAGATCCCGGGAGTCTCGGCGGTCGCCTACGGTGTCTGGTTCGGGGGGATCTACATCGACGAGAGGAACTTCTTCGCGCAGTACGCGATCGACGCGGACGAGTACGTCCCCATGTACTCCGAGTACCTGATCACGCCGGAGGAGCGCGAGGCCTTCCGCCGCGAGCGGACCGCCTGCATCATCGGGGAGAAGCTCGTGGAGAAGTACGGCTTCAAGACCGGCGATGCGATCACCCTACGCGGGACGATCTTCCCCGGCAACTGGGACCTCACGGTGCGCGGGATCGCGCGCCCCCGGACAAAGAACCTCGACACGAACTTCCTCCTGATGCGATGGGATCTCGTGAACGAGAGGATGGGGCGCTTCAACCAGGTCGGCTGGTACGTCGTCAAGCTCTCCGATCCGGCGCGGGCCGGGGAAGTCGCCCGGACGATCGATAGGGCCTTCGCGAACAGTCCCGCCGAGACGAAGACCGAGACCGAGAAAGCGTTTCAGCTCGGTTTTCTTTCGATGCTCGGGAACATCCGCGCGGTGGTTTTCGCGATCGGGAGCGCGATCGTGATCGCGATCCTTCTCGTGTCGATGAACACGATGATGATGGCGGCTCGGGAGAGGACGCGAGAGGTCGCGGTGCTGAAGGCGCTCGGCTTCACGGATCGCACGGTGCTCGGGATGATCCTCGCCGAGTCGCTTCTCATCTCGCTCACGGGCGGGGTTCTCGGCGCCGGGATCGCGCGCGTTGTCTACGACGCGAGCGGCTTCACGGCGGGCGGGTTCTTCCCTAGTTTCTTCGTCACCGGGGGGACGATCGCGCGCGCCCTCGGCATCGCCGCGGCGATGGGTCTTCTCTCCGGAGCGATTCCGGCGGCCGACGCCTTTCGGCTTCGCGTCGTCGACGCGCTTCGCCACGCGGGGTGAGCGATGGCCGTTCCGATCCGCTACAACCTCCGCAATCTCTTCGTGCGAAAGACCGCCACGCTCATGACGGCGTCGGGGATCGCGCTCGTCGTCGCGGTCCTCGTCCTCACGCTCGCCCTCGCGAACGGGTTTCGCCACGCGCTCGTCACGACGGGGCGCGCGGACAACGCGATCGTCACGCGCGCCGGATCGAACAGCGAGGTAATGTCCGGCTTCTCCCGCGAAACCGGACGAATCATCGAGGCGGGCCCTGAAATCGCGCGCCTCTCGGACGGGCGGCCCTTCGCGGCGAGCGAGGTCGTGGTCGTGACGAACTTCTCGAAGAGAAGCGACCCCAGCGCCTCGTCGAACGTCGTCGTGCGCGGCACCGATGACCGCGCGTTTCTGCTCCGTCCGGAAGTGCGGATCGTCGAGGGAAGAAGATACCGCGAGGGGGCTCTCGAGGCCGTCGTCGGGAAGCCGATCGCCGAGCGCTTCGCCGGATGCGGGCTCGGCGAGACGGTCCGCTTCGGCGCGCGCGACTGGACGGTCGTCGGAATCTTCACGGCGAAAGGAACCGGGTTCGAGTCGGAGATCTGGGGGGATCGGGAGACGCTCGCGCCGGCCTTCGACCGGAGGGGCTTCAGCTCGCAGACGCTCCGTCTCTCCGATCCCGCGCTCGCGGGCGCCCTCCAGAAGCGGGTCGAGGCGGATCCCCGCCTTCAGGTCGACGTCCAGCGGGAGGATGCGTTCTACGCGGCGCAATCGGAGATGCTCGCGAACGTGATCCGCGCGCTTGGGCTCTTTCTCGTCGTCATCATGGCGGCGGGCGCGGTCTTCGGCGCGCTGAACACGATGTACGCCGCGGTCGGCGCGCGGACGCGCGAGATCGGCGTGATGCTCGCACTCGGCTTCTCGCCGGGGAGCATCCTCGTCTCGTTCCTTCTCGAGTCAATCTTCCTCTCTGCGATCGGCGGCGTTCTCGGATGCCTCCTCGCCCTTCCGATCCACGGCGTCTCGACCGGAACGACCAACTGGTCCAACTTCAGCGAGGTCGCCTTCCAGTTCCGCATCACGCCGGGGATCCTTCTCGCCGGGTTCCTCGCATCGCTCGTCCTCGGCATCGTCGGCGGCTTCTTCCCCGCCCGCAACGCCGCCCGGCGACGGGCGAGCGAGGCGATGCGGGCGGTGTGAGAGAGTCGCCTTTGATGCGAACGACCGGAAGGCGAGACGCGCCGCCGTGGAACCGAGGATCGTTACCTATTTCGAAGCATGAAGAGACCCTGTCTTCTTCCTGGTCGCGCGAAATAGGTGACTGTCCCCAGTTTCCCTACTCCCCCCCCGCCCGGACCGGCGGGGATTCCGCCCCGTTCTCCAGGATCTCTTTCGACGGCGTGTGCGAGAAGGGGATCGGGTAGGCGCCGTCGAAGCAGGCGGTGCAGTAGCCGAGACCGGCGGGGGCCGCCTCCTTCAGCTTCTCGATCGTGAGGTAGGCGAGGTCGTCGACGTCGAGGTACTTGCGGATCTCCTCGACCGTGTGGGTCGAGGCGATCAGCTCGCCGCGGGTCGGCGTGTCG encodes:
- a CDS encoding ABC transporter permease, which produces MRFFPFILRNALRSKRRTILTVLSIVVSMFLYCTIRTVITSFDASLETADAARLITRRSTSLTFFLPLSYKDRLAQIPGVSAVAYGVWFGGIYIDERNFFAQYAIDADEYVPMYSEYLITPEEREAFRRERTACIIGEKLVEKYGFKTGDAITLRGTIFPGNWDLTVRGIARPRTKNLDTNFLLMRWDLVNERMGRFNQVGWYVVKLSDPARAGEVARTIDRAFANSPAETKTETEKAFQLGFLSMLGNIRAVVFAIGSAIVIAILLVSMNTMMMAARERTREVAVLKALGFTDRTVLGMILAESLLISLTGGVLGAGIARVVYDASGFTAGGFFPSFFVTGGTIARALGIAAAMGLLSGAIPAADAFRLRVVDALRHAG
- a CDS encoding ABC transporter permease, coding for MAVPIRYNLRNLFVRKTATLMTASGIALVVAVLVLTLALANGFRHALVTTGRADNAIVTRAGSNSEVMSGFSRETGRIIEAGPEIARLSDGRPFAASEVVVVTNFSKRSDPSASSNVVVRGTDDRAFLLRPEVRIVEGRRYREGALEAVVGKPIAERFAGCGLGETVRFGARDWTVVGIFTAKGTGFESEIWGDRETLAPAFDRRGFSSQTLRLSDPALAGALQKRVEADPRLQVDVQREDAFYAAQSEMLANVIRALGLFLVVIMAAGAVFGALNTMYAAVGARTREIGVMLALGFSPGSILVSFLLESIFLSAIGGVLGCLLALPIHGVSTGTTNWSNFSEVAFQFRITPGILLAGFLASLVLGIVGGFFPARNAARRRASEAMRAV